TTACACCCCTTCCACGGCGGTGGCGAGATGATTGCGACTTGCAGTTTTGAAAAAACAACTTACGCCGACTTGCCATTTAAATTCGAAGCAGGAACACCAAATGTCGGCGGCAATATTGCTTTGGGAGCCGCTATAGATTTCATGGAAAATATTAGATTGGACAACATCCAGCAACACGAACATGCTTTGATGGAATATGCGACAAGACATCTTTCAGAGATTGAAGGATTAAGAATTTATGCTGAAAAAGCCAATCGTGCAGGTGCCATTTCATTTAATTTGGAAGGCGTTGGCATTGCATCTGATGTTGGAATGATCCTTGACAAAATGGGAGTTGCCGTGAGAACGGGTCATCATTGCACACAACCTATTATGGCTTATTTTGATATCGCAGGAACTGTACGCGCGAGTTTTGCCATTTACAATACTTTTGAAGATATAGACAAATTGGTGGAAGCTGTGCAAAAAGCACAAAGAATGCTTTCTTAAAATTAAAAAATACTACAATTCAAGTCCTCTGATTTTTCAGGGGATTTTTCTTTTTCATGACAAAATTTCGTATGGCATAAGAATTGAGAATTCTAAAGCCACAACTTATAAAACGCTTGTTTTCTGCAATTTAATTCTAGAAAACATTTTTAAACTTAAATCAAATGACAATTTGTCATTCCTATACATTATGACAGAATTCGAAGATATAAATATTGACGCCATTTTAGAAGATGGATTTGGAATCGTTGCCGAAGAAATCAATCTTTCTGAGCCAGAAGAAAAGGATTTTGAACAACCAAGTTACCCCATCTTGCCCGTTCGCAATATGGTGATGTTTCCAAAAGTTGTAACGCCCATAACTGCAGGACGCGAAAAGTCTAAAAAACTTCTGGAAGATGCACAAAAAAATAACCAGTTAATCGGGATTATTGCACAAAAAAACCCTAACGAAGATAATCCAAAAGAAAAGGATCTATACAGCATCGGAACTTTGTCTAAGATTATTAAAATCATCAAACTACCAGAAGGTAATATTACAGCCATTACACGAGGCGTTGCAAGATTCAAGGTTAAAAACTTCCTTGATCATAACGCGTATCTTTCCGCTGAAATTACGATGCTAAAAGACACCAAAACGCGCAATAAAGAAGAATTTTCAGCTTTGATGGAGAACATCAAAGATCTTGCAGGAAAAATTATTGAGCTAGATCCCAATATTCCAAATGCTGCCGGATTTGCACTTAGCAATATTCCAGAAAACGAAGATTTATTAAACTTCATCGCTGCCAATGGCAACTTCTCATATAATCGCAAACAAAATCTTCTTGAGGAAAAAAGTTTGGGCAAACGCGCTGAGCTTCTGTATGAAATGATGCATGAGGATTTCCGTTTATTGGAGTTAAAAAATCAAATTCATCAAAAAACATCACGTGATCTTGACAAGCAACAACGTGAATATTTTTTAAATCAACAAATCCGTACCATTCAGGAGGAATTAGGAGGTGGTCCAGATTCTGACGTTGACGAATTTAAGAAAAAAGCAACCAAACTGAAATGGCCTGCCGAAGTAGAAACGCATTTCCAAAAAGAATTGCAGCGTCTGCAACGTCAACATCCTAATTCACCAGATTACAATGTGCAAAGAAATTATCTTGATTTCTTCACAGATTTACCTTGGCAGAATTATTCCAAAGATGTTTTTGACCTTAAAAAAGCTGAGAAAATTTTAGATAAAGAACATTTCGGATTAGAAGATATTAAAAAAAGAATTTTGGAACACATCGCTGTTCTCAAACTTAAAAGCGATATGAAATCGCCGATACTTTGTCTTTCTGGTCCTCCGGGAGTCGGCAAAACCTCTTTAGGGAAATCTATTGCTGATGCATTGGGAAGAAAATACGTTCGTGTATCTTTGGGCGGCCTTCATGACGAGTCCGAAATACGTGGCCATCGCAAAACCTACATTGGCGCCATGGCGGGACGAATTCTTCAATCTATCAAAAAATCTGGTACGTCAAACCCTGTAATTATTTTAGATGAAATCGACAAACTAGGAAAAGGTATGCATGGCGATCCGAGTTCTGCAATGCTTGAAGTTTTGGATCCAGAACAAAACAGCAATTTCTATGATAATTTCTTAGAAATGGGTTACGACTTATCCAAAGTGATGTTTATTGCTACAGCCAATAATCTTAGCGAAATCCAGCGTCCTTTGCTAGACCGTATGGAGCTTATCAGCATTGCTGGCTATACTTTAGAAGAAAAGATCGAAATCGCAAAACGTCATTTAATAAAAAAACAAATTTCGGAAACTGGTTTAGATGCAAAATCGTTTAAACTTGGAAACGCTGAAATAAAACATATCATCGATGCGCATACGTCAGAAAGTGGCGTAAGAACTTTGGAAAAACGTATCGCTTCCATCGCGCGTTGGGTAGCATTACAAATCGCTATGGAGAACGATTATGATCCCAAAATTTCTATAGAAAAAATTGACGATATACTGGGCGTTCCACGTCCAAGCACTTTATCAGAAGTCAGCAATGTTCCAGGTGTGGTAACAGGCTTGGCATGGACCAGCGTTGGTGGCGATATCTTGTTTATCGAAAGTATTTTATCGAAAGGTAAAGGCACATTAACCATGACTGGTAATCTTGGGAATGTGATGAAAGAGTCCGCCACAATTGCTCTGGAATACATCAAAGCGCATTACGAAGAACTGGGCATCAGTCTGGAAGATTTAGAAACTAAAAACATCCACGTACACGTACCTGAAGGCGCTACGCCAAAAGATGGCCCTTCTGCGGGAATCGCCATGTTGACATCGATGATTTCGAGTTACAAAAACAAAGCTGTAAAACCGCATTTGGCCATGACGGGCGAGATTACACTTCGGGGAAAAGTGCTTCCTGTTGGCGGTATCAAAGAGAAATTGCTGGCTGCTACACGTGCGGGTATCAAAGAAGTCATCCTTTGCGAAGCCAACCGAAAAGATGTTGAAGAAATCAACAAAGACTATCTCAAAAATCTAAAAGTTAACTATGTTTCCCAAATGAGTGAAGTCGTTAACATCGCATTAGATTAAATTTTTCACTATTATATTAAAGAAGGATTCTAAAATTTTTAGAGTCCTTTTTTCTAGGGCGCCATTTCCGCCTTCGTCTCCCACTCTTTTGCTAGGCATAGCCTCTCGCAAAAGGAGTTCCGCCTACGTCGGGGCGCACCCATTTTAGAGATTCTTAGCATTCAAAAGACAAATTGTCACTTTATCTTCGATGGTATTTTTTTTGAGTTTTTAAACCCAAACAAAAGATATGAGTCAACAACATTGGGAGAAGATCTATGAAAACAAAACACCAGATCAAATGAGTTGGACACAAGATGAATATACAAGTTCACTACAACTCCTCCAGTCGATTAATGCTGATAAGAATTCAAAAATAATTGATGTCGGTGGCGGCGATGGAAATTTTGTGAAAAGACTTTTAGAATTAGGATATCAAGACATTACTGTCCTTAACATTTCCAAAACGGCCATCGAAAATGCTAAAAAAAATTTGGGAAAAGATGCTTCAAAAATAAAATGGATAGTTTCAGACATCAAACAATTTCAGCCAACAGAAACTTATGACATCTGGCACGACCGAGCAACTTTTCATTTTTTAACAACAGAAAAAGATATACAGACTTATATTAATTTGCTAAAGAACAATCTCAAAGGCAATCTAATTATTGGAACTTTTTCTACCAATGGTCCATTAAAATGTAGCGGGCTAGACATCACACAATATAGCGAAAATAGTATGCAACATCTTTTGAAAAACGATTTCGAAAAAGTCGAATGTTTTACAGAAGACCATACCACACCGTTTGACTCAACTCAAAATTTTTTGTTTTGCAACTTCAAAAAAATTAACTCATAAAATAAACACAATTATGTCAACAGGAAAGATTAATGTATCTGTGGAAAACATTTTCCCACTTATTAAAAAATTTCTTTATAGCGATCACGAAATATTTCTACGAGAACTTATTTCTAACGCAACCGACGCTACAACCAAACTAAAGCATCTTATTAACATTGGTGAAGCCAAAGTAGAATATGGTAATCCAAAGATTGAAGTTAAAATTGATAAGGATGCAAAAACTATTAGCATAAAAGATCAAGGTCTTGGGATGACAGCTGAGGAAGTGGAAAAATACATCAACCAAGTAGCTTTTTCTGGTGCAGAAGAATTCTTAGAAAAATATAAAGACGCTGCGAAAGACGCTGGAATTATTGGACATTTTGGACTCGGTTTTTATTCTGCTTTTATGGTTGCTGATAAAGTAGAAATTTTCACCAAATCTTTCAAAGACGAGCCTGCCGTACATTGGACTTGTGACGGAAGCCCAGAATTTACATTAGAACAAACCGACAAAACAGACCGCGGAACAGAAATTATTCTTCATATTGCTGAAGATTCAACAGAGTTTTTGGATGATTTCAAAATCCGTGAGTTGCTTTTAAAATACAATCGTTTCAACCAAATTCCAATTAAGTTCGGTACAAAAACTGAAACTTTAGCTTTGCCTGAAGATGCTGCTGAAGATGCTAAACCAGAAACTGTTGAAGTTGACGACATCATTAACAATCCCAATCCAGCATGGACCAAAAGTCCATCTTCTTTAACGGAT
This genomic stretch from Chryseobacterium sp. POL2 harbors:
- the lon gene encoding endopeptidase La, which encodes MTEFEDINIDAILEDGFGIVAEEINLSEPEEKDFEQPSYPILPVRNMVMFPKVVTPITAGREKSKKLLEDAQKNNQLIGIIAQKNPNEDNPKEKDLYSIGTLSKIIKIIKLPEGNITAITRGVARFKVKNFLDHNAYLSAEITMLKDTKTRNKEEFSALMENIKDLAGKIIELDPNIPNAAGFALSNIPENEDLLNFIAANGNFSYNRKQNLLEEKSLGKRAELLYEMMHEDFRLLELKNQIHQKTSRDLDKQQREYFLNQQIRTIQEELGGGPDSDVDEFKKKATKLKWPAEVETHFQKELQRLQRQHPNSPDYNVQRNYLDFFTDLPWQNYSKDVFDLKKAEKILDKEHFGLEDIKKRILEHIAVLKLKSDMKSPILCLSGPPGVGKTSLGKSIADALGRKYVRVSLGGLHDESEIRGHRKTYIGAMAGRILQSIKKSGTSNPVIILDEIDKLGKGMHGDPSSAMLEVLDPEQNSNFYDNFLEMGYDLSKVMFIATANNLSEIQRPLLDRMELISIAGYTLEEKIEIAKRHLIKKQISETGLDAKSFKLGNAEIKHIIDAHTSESGVRTLEKRIASIARWVALQIAMENDYDPKISIEKIDDILGVPRPSTLSEVSNVPGVVTGLAWTSVGGDILFIESILSKGKGTLTMTGNLGNVMKESATIALEYIKAHYEELGISLEDLETKNIHVHVPEGATPKDGPSAGIAMLTSMISSYKNKAVKPHLAMTGEITLRGKVLPVGGIKEKLLAATRAGIKEVILCEANRKDVEEINKDYLKNLKVNYVSQMSEVVNIALD
- a CDS encoding class I SAM-dependent methyltransferase — translated: MSQQHWEKIYENKTPDQMSWTQDEYTSSLQLLQSINADKNSKIIDVGGGDGNFVKRLLELGYQDITVLNISKTAIENAKKNLGKDASKIKWIVSDIKQFQPTETYDIWHDRATFHFLTTEKDIQTYINLLKNNLKGNLIIGTFSTNGPLKCSGLDITQYSENSMQHLLKNDFEKVECFTEDHTTPFDSTQNFLFCNFKKINS